Part of the Methanothermobacter sp. MT-2 genome is shown below.
GCTATTTTCAAATCTTTTACACCGTGTATATTTTTTTGATCAGCTTCGCCACATTCTCCCCAAAATGTTCTATTGTTTCAATACCTTCCTTGTCATCTTCAACTTCTCCAGCAGCCCAACCAAACACAATATTCCAGTATGTTGAACCAGGGACTATCATATCATTTATGAGATAGAACATTAGCATTTCTTGTATCGTTGCTGTCTGCCCACCTCTACGAGCCACTGCTATGGGACCTCCAACTTTCCATTCCAGGAATTTGTCAGAGGCCCGTGAAACCATACCTATCCTTTGTAGTGCTGACATAACATCCCCACGGGCTGTTCCAAAATATACTGGAGAGCCTACTATGAAACCCTCTGATTTCCTTATCTTTTCAATGATATTGTTAAGTCCATCATCTATTCTGCATTCACCGGTTTTTGCACAAGTCAAACATGCTCTACAAGATTTGATTTCCATGTCCCTTAAAGAGACTATCTCGGTTTCAACTCCTTCTTCCCGGATTTTATCTGCGCATCTCTCCAATAATATCATTGTGTTGCTTTCTTTCCTCGGACTTCCACATAATAACAATACTTTCATTTTCCCATCTCTCCTTTGATTAGTTCATCTACAGAAGCGCCTTTAAGCATCCTATGACATTCACATGGTGATTCATCCACCATCTCAACACTCCTATCAATAATATCCACGATAACCGGCCTCTTATCTTTAATTGTCCTGAAAACTTCTTCCATGGTTAACTTGTCCTTTGATATAGATGCTGCATAATTTGATACTAGACATAGGCTTGCATAGCACATTTCAAGTTCTCTTGCAAGCACGGCTTCGGGCAATCCTGTCATCCCTACAAGGGTGCCTCCGAGGATCTTGAACATTTTTATCTCGGCCGCGGTCTCGAAGCGCGGCCCTTCTGTGCATACATATACTCCTCCATTTTTTACTTTTCCAGATGATATTAGTATTTTTCTAAGTTTTGGACAGTATGGTTCTGTGACATCTACATGTACTGTTTCATCATCATAGAATGTTCCGATCCTGGTTTTTGTGAAATCTAGGAAGTTGTCTGGGGCGATAAGTGTTCCGGGTTTTATGGATTTGTAGAGTGATCCTGCGGTGTTGGTTGCGATTATCTTTGTGACGCCTAATTTTTTAAGCGCCCATATGTTTGCTCTGTAGTTTATTTTGTGTGGTGGGTAATCGTGGCCTTCTGCGTGTCTTGGTATGAATGCCACTTCTTTGCCGTGTAGTTTGAAAATTGAAATTTGGGGTGAATCCCCATAGGGTGTTTTTATGATCTTTTTTTCTTTTTTGACCGTTTTTGGTACTTTGTAGACTCCTGTTCCACCTATTATTCCTATCATTTGTTCACCCTTTTGCAACGCCTAGGGGTATCATCTTGGCGACTAGACGTGATATTCCTGTTTTGTGGGATGTGTTAACGACCATGTCAACGTCTTTGTAGGCGCCCGGCGCTTCCTCGGCGATTACTGGCATTGAAGTCGCCCTTACATAAATCCCCCTCCCTAGGAGGTTCCTTTGGACTTTTTCGCCCCGGTATGTTCTCTTCGCACCTGCCCTGCTCATTTTGCGTCCTGCTCCATGTGCAGTGGATCCAAAGGTTTCTTCCATGGCTGTTTCTGTTCCGTGGAGTACATAGGATGATGTTCCCATTGTACCTGGTATTATGACTGGTTGGCCTATCTTCCTGTATTCTGGGGGTATTTCTTTTCTTCCAGGGCCAAAGGCTCTTGTAGCCCCTTTCCTGTGGACGTAAACTTCTCTTTTCAAGCCTTTTATTGGGTGTGTTTCTTTTTTGGCTATGTTGTGGGCGACGTCATAGACTATATCCATTTCTAGGTCTTCTGCGCTTGTTTTGAATACTTGTTCGAAGGATTCTCTCACCCAGTGTACTATCATTTGGCGGTTGGCCCATGCATAGTTTGCTGCTGCTGACATTGCCTGGAAGTATTCTATTGCTTCTTGGGAGTCTACTGGGGCGCAGGCTAGTTGGCGGTCTGGTATTCTAATGTTGTATTTTTTGTAGGCTTTGTCCATGACTCTTAGGTAGTCTGAGCAGATTTGGTGGCCGCAGCCTCTGGATCCTGTGTGTATTAGTACTGTTACTTTTCCTTCTTCTAGGCCGTATACTTCTGCGGCTTTTTGGTCGAAGATTTTATCTATTTTTTGGACTTCTAGGAAGTGGTTGCCTGAGCCTAGTGAGCCTAGTTGGGGTATGCCCCTCTTTTTTGCTTTTTCGCTTACTTTCTCTGAGTTGGCGTCTTCCATTTTACCATTTTCCTCAAGGCGTTCTAGGTCTTTTTCCCATCCGTAGCCGTTTTCAACAGCCCATTCAGCCCCGTTGTCTAGCACTTCATCTATTTGACCTCTTTTTAGTCTTATTTTGCCTTTGCTGCCCACTCCTGATGGCACGTTCATGAATAGGGTGTCTATGAGTTCTTTTATTTTTGGTTGTGCTTCTTCGTGGTCTAGGTTTGTTTTTATTAGTCTGACCCCGCAGTTTATGTCGAATCCAACCCCGCCTGGGCTTATGACTCCGTTTCGGGCGTCGAATGCGGCCACGCCTCCTATGCTGAAGCCGTAGCCGAAGTGTATGTCTGGTAGTCCTATTGAGAATTTTTGTATGCCTGGTAGGCATGCTACATTGGCAACTTGGTCAACAGCACCTATTTCAAGGTCTTTTAATGCCTCTTCATCTAGGAATATTCGTCCTGGTACGCGCATACACTTTTTATAGTCTGTGGGGACTTCCCATACCGATTCTCTAACTTTTATTAGTATATCCTTCACATCCATGTTATTCCCCCATTTTTATAGGTCTACTATAACTCTCACCTTATAGTGATTGTTTTCTCGCAGCACATCCATTAGATGATATGTGACTGCTTTTACTTCGTCGCGTATTTCATGTATGTTAGGGTTTATATGGTCACCTAGGGCTTTTCCTTCTAGTCTATATAGTCTATTTTTTCGTATATTAACTTTGAATTTTGAGAAGAATAGGAATTCTGTATCCATTAGGAATAGGAGTTCATCTAACCAGTCATGTAGGAGTGATATTTCATCTTCTGCTTCTATTTTTATCTTTTTTTCTTTTTTTGGCGAAACCTTCTTGGTGTCTGTCATCAACTCGAACATTGCAAGGGCCGCGTTTTCAAAGGCTTCTTCTAGTGTTGATCCGTATGCCCAGTAGCCGGCGTCGGCTGTTACTTCGAAGTATTCGAATTTTTTTCTCATTTCCCCCACACCTTATTAGTTTTCAGATGCTCTCTACCTCTTTCCTTATACTTACTATAACTTTATGATATTTTGAGGTGGGATAAAATGTATAGATTGGATAGGTCAAAAAGAAGATGGGATATATTCACTGATCTTAACATTGGAGCGTGTATCATAATACTTTCTGTCCTCATACTTATAATTGGATGTGCTTTCCTGGTTGCGAGCACGCCGAATTCAAATTATCCAGCGACTCTATTCTTTATCTTTTGCTTGTAAGACCCCCAAGGTGAAGTCCTTTGACGTGAAGAGATGGAATGGGAGAAGCTCCAACCCGAGAGGGTGGTTCACTTATTTAATCCATTGATCCTATTGAATCTTGGGATTATCAGACGTGCATTACCACGCTTACCTTTACCTGTGAATGGAGTGTCGATAAGCCTTAAAAATTCGAGTTTTTCCAGGATCCTAGTAAAGGAGGAATAACTTAGCCCTGTTCTCCTTTTAAATTCATTATAGACTTGGCCTGCTGTCAAACCTTCACCTTTAGCATCGATTATAACCCTTAGAAGTTCCATTTCATTATCTGAGAGATTTTTCACAGTTTCCATGAAGTTCGCCGTTGCAGTGTCCTTTAAAGCCGCTTTTAGGTGTTCTTTTTTTATCCTGGGGGATGCTTCTGCTTCCGCCAGGTTGCCGCAAACCCTTAGGAGGTTTATACCATATCTTAGGTCGCCTGTTTCAAATGCGAGCGCAGCTATCTCTTCTACTATCTCATTGGAGATCACACCATCATAGAATCCTATCCTAGTCCTGTCCATTAAGATATCATATATTTCATCATAACTGTATGGTGGGAAGATTATCTCCTGTGGAATAAATACTGAGTCCACATTCTTGTCAAGAGCATACCTAAACTCAATATCAGATAATACAGCGAATATACCAGTCCTAACATTATCAAAAGCTTCATACGCCCTTAAAATATCATAGAATATCCTATTAGCATTCTTGTCATGGAATAGGTGGTTAACATCATCTAATGCAACTATAAGCGCTTTATCCTCTGCTGCAAGCTTGTGCATTATATCATGGTATATCCTAGAAAATGGAACCCCAGTCTCCGGAGGATAATACCCAAATATCCTATGATATATCTGTGAAAATATACCGAAACGTGTTGTATGCAACTGACAATTAATATAACAGCACACAACCTTCTCAGAACTAGCCTCAACCATCTCAAAAAGTTTCTTAATAGCCGTGGTCTTACCAGTCGCACAAGCCCCCAAAACAACAGCATTAACAGGCCTACCCTTCATTAGAGCAGGTCTTATACAAACCGCAAGGGCCTCCATCTGCGAATCCCTATACTTAAAATTTTCAGGGATATAATCAGGATCAAAGGCGTGTAAATCCCGGAATATTGTCTCATCATGTAATAGAATATCATCTATTCCCATAATATGATAATTTATACCCTCAAAGTATATTAACCTTTCAATGATCCAGTCTCAACTAGATTATAAATTTTAACATCCTCATTTTCCATTATCCAATCTATAAGCCTCTTGGCATATTCCATTTTCAACCTTTTAACCTCATCTGCCCTTGCTGTCTCCCCACTTATCTGAGGCCTTGAATATTTTGTCACCGTATCCCCAAAATCCATACCAGCCAATATGATAACCTTGGCACCTAACTCCACAGCAAGAAAAACAGCCCTATCACCATCAGTGAAACCCCCAAAATTGTGCAGACACCCTAAAGGGGGTGTCTGGGTCGTTCCAAGAACATTCCTAAGTTTCGGAAGATAAAACTTTAACTTTTCCAGGTTATTGCCATGTGCATGGACCACTAGGAAAGAACCGGCCTTGTTTGCCCTGATTATATCATCCATGTTACCATCAAGGTCTGTTACAATAATATCAGGGATTATAGATTCCTCTAATAGTGCACTTGTAGCCCCATCAGCAGCTATAACAGTAAAAACCCTAAAATCCAAATCCTCCCTTAAAAGCTTCAAATGCTTTTTAATTGAAGGTCCGGCCCCAAATATTATAAATTTATCATTATGCGGCAGATCGTCGACTTCCACCATAATATTTCCATGTTCTTTGAGGAAATCATTAAGGTACTCCGCCGCCTCCATATCAGCGATGGGATCGAATTTGAAATCCTCTAGTATCTTCTCATACCAGCCAATCCATGTTTTAAGATCCATATGATCACATTCAAAATTCTGGAAATTAACATAATTGTTATTAATTCAATGGTCTTGAATAACTATAAATCTTTTTAAGTTAATCTTTGTAATATTAGACTATGGAGATTTTGGAGGGTTGCTATGGATGAAACATTATTGATGATCCCAGGTCCAACTAGAGTTGCTCCCAGAGTATTAAAGGCTATGTCAGAGAATATAGTGAATCACAGAAGCGCTATATTCGGCAAATTCTTGACAGAAACAAGTGAGATGATCTCCGAGATATTCAGAACCGATAATAAATCTTATATACTCACAGGTTCTGGGACAGCGGCCATGGAAGCCGCAATAGTTAACATACTAAATCCTGGTGATAAGATACTTAATGTGGTCGGCGGAAAATTCGGAGAAAGATTTAGTAACATTGTCGAGGCATTTGGCGGCGAATCAAAAAGAATCGATGTTGAATGGGGAAAAGCAGCAAACCCTGATGATATCAGCCAGGCCCTAGAAGAAGATGAAGATATAAAAGCAGTTACTGTAGTGCACAATGAAACTTCTACAGGAGTTGCCAATCCCATAAAAGAGATAGGAAAAATCTTAAAAGGTTATGATGCGCTTTATATTGTTGATACTGTATCTTCACTAGGAGGAGCTGAAGTAGATGTTGACGGATACAATATAGATATCTGCGTTACAGGCTCACAGAAATGTCTGGCAGCACCCCCAGGTTTAGCCGCGATAACATTAAGTGACGATGCATGGAATGTCGTGGACAATACAAACTCAAAATGCTATTACCTAGACCTTAAAAAGTATAGGAAGACAAGCAGCCTAGAACCCCCAGAGACCCCATACACACCAGCAGTATCATTAGTGTACGCTTTACACGAAGCATTAAAAGTCGTGGAAGAAGAAGGCCTTAAAAACAGGATAAAAAGACATGAACTGGCCGCTAAGGCCGCTAGGAATGCTATAAAAGCCCTTGGTCTTGAATTGTTCCCTGATGAGAAGGTTTCATCCACAACAGTCACAGCAGTTAACCTGCCAGAGGGTGTGACAGACGCCGAACTGCGCGGTACCATGAGGAACAAGTATCATGTGGAACTTGCAGGGGGACAAGACCACTTAAAGGGCAAAATTTTCAGGATAGGACATATGGGTAACATAACCCATAGGGAACTTATAACAACCTTTTCAGCCCTTGAAATGACCTTAAGGGAACTTGGTTTTGATGTTGAAATGGGTGAAGGCGTTGCTGCAATAGCAGACACCTATCTACCCCAAAACCTCTAATCCCCCCACAATTATTTTGTTTTTGCTTGCAAAAAACCCCCTTCCAAGGAAGGTCTAATCAGCCTGTGATATAAGAAAGAAGAAAAATCCAACAATAACTCCTACTTTTAACCAGCCTCTGCTACTAACCCTCCCATCCCAAAAGTTGGGGGAGGTTGCGAATAACCTTCATATCAAAAAAATATACATGTAACTTACAAGGCTGAGAGAGCCGTTAGGGTATGAGGATGTGGGGGGGCTGGATCCCCCGAAGGCCAGTGGAAAAAGAACCAATCCCATGATCCCTTACCAGAAGGTGACCGTAAGGACAAGTTCTTTCAATGAAGCAGGAAGCCCTGTCTGTTAGGGCAGGAGTAGTTCACTGGAAGGATATGGCAGATTCGCGAAACTTCCAAATCCCTCAGTTGAAAGGGTGTGGGGGAAGTCTTTCGCATGAAATAGGTTCACTAGTACATTTTTATAGGTTCTACACCTAATACTTTTCCTGTTTTTGCATCTACTCGAATGTAAGCTACTATGGTCCCTGGTGGGTGTTGTCCTTCACTTGTAGTTACAATTACTGGAACATAGTATATTCCACTCTTTAGTGATGGTGTGCCGCTTGTAGTGTTCCCAAATTCCGCAGGGTTTTTGGCCATGTAATCGGCTGCAATGGCCTGGGCTTCTTTTGCGGATATCATCTCCTGTGGAACTGTGGTTGTTTGATTATTTTGGATATTCTCTGGGGTGGTAATGTTTTGTGTGACGTTCTCTTTAGGTTGTTCTCCTCTAAAATAGATCAAACCCCCAACTAGGATTAGGCCAATCACTATAATCAATAAAATATATTTGTATTCCATTTTTTTTTACAACTCCAGAAAAATTTTATAGTATATATGTTAGCCATGCTATAAAAGGGTTCATTTTCATTTATTGTTTGTAAGCCTCTTATTTTTAAAAGATAATGGATATAGAGGAGGGATGGGAGATTGGTAATGACGATTATAAGGTTGGGGGAGTCTATTGAGAATGAGCTTTTATGAACCTTAGGCTGGGGGGAGAGCCTTTCCTTTTTTGGGGGGGTAATTCACATTCTAGTCTTTTATTTTATTGATTGAATCTTTAACGATATCAACACCCCATTTTGCCATTTCCGTGGCTTTTTTTTGATTTTTGGCTTCTGCGAAACATCTGAATATGGGTTCTGTGCCTGAGGGTCTTATGATGACCCAACCATCTTCTCTGAATATTTTAACACCATCTGTGGTGTCTATTCTATCTACTTTGGGGTCTGTTTTGACTTTTTCTTGTACAATGCCCATTACTTTGGGTTTAAGTTTATCTGGACATTTTATTTTCATTTTCTCTGAATAGTATCTTGGGAGTTCGGCCACGAGTTTGGATATTGGTTTACCTTCTTCGGCCATGATTTCAAGTATTTTGGCGGCTGAGAGAGCTCCATCCCTGCCATATACGAAGTCTGGGAATATTAGACCGCCATTTTCTTCGCCGCCGAATAGTCCTTTTTTTTCTTTGAGGGTTCTTGCCACGATCAGGTCTCCCACGGCTGTTGTTATAACTTTTCCATTGTTTTCTTTTGCGATATCATAGATGGCTGAAGTGGTGGCTACTGTGGTTACGATTAGACCTCCCTTGTTTTCCTTTAACATTTTCTTTTCTACAAGAGCGAAGGTTTTATCGCCGAAGATGAAATTTCCTTTTTCATCTATACAGATTGTCCTATCAGCATCTCCGTCATGGGCTATCCCAAGATCCGCGCCACTAGCCTTAACAACATTCATAAGATCTTTTAAGTTTTCTGGGGTTGGTTCAGGGTTTCGGCCTGGGAAGAAACCGTCTGGTTGACAATTTAGGGATAGGACTTCGCATCCAAGTTTTCTTAAAATGTATGGTGTTGTGTATGATGCTGCTCCGGATCCGCAGTCAACTACAACAGTGAAGTTAGCTTCTCTTATGGTGTCAAGATCAACCCTCTTTATAATTTCATTTATGTATTCTCTGATGATCTTTCTGTTTTTTGTGGGGGAGCCTATTTTATCCCATGAAACTCTCTTAACGGTTTCTTCGAAGAAGATCTTTTCTATCTTTTCTTCTAGTTCTTCTCTGATTCCTATTCCGTATTCGTCAACGAATTTTATTCCATTGTATTCTGGCGGATTATGGGATGCTGTGATAATAACACCAGCATCATAGTATTTTCTAACAGCATATTGAACGGCTGGGGTTGGGAGGATCCCAAGATCCACCACGTCACATCCACTAGATAAGAGACCTGATATGATGGCATGTTTTATCATGAATGTGGAAGTTCTTGTATCGCCTCCGACAGCAACCTTTCCATTTATAAGGGAACCGAAGGCTGCTGAAAGTCTTGAAGCGAATTCTGGTGTTAATTCTTTATTCGCTATCTTCCTAACGCCGAAGGTGCCGAAGAGTTTTTTCATTTCTATCAACCCTAAGAATATTTTAAGGCTCTCTTTTTTTATGGGATGATCATTCTAATTTAGGGTGGGTTTAAGATTTTTAGGTTTTGGGGTTCTTCGAGTATGATTTCCATTGACCCTTTATATTCTGTTACTTTTCCTGTGATTTTTATTTTTTTGTATTTGAGTGTTTCCATGTTTATGTTGGATCTTCCCATCTCATTTTTCAATTCTTCGAATATTACAATTGTTATCTTCCCGGTACCATCATTTAATGTGATGAATGAGGCTTTCCCTGTTTTAGATTGTTTTATTTCTTCCACGAATCCTGTTATTGTGACTTTTTCATCGATCATGCCCTTGTTTATTTCTTTTATTTTGACTTCTCGTGGCGTGATACTGCCAGCTGATATTATCATCCCTATAAGGCCTGTTAGTGCTATGAAAATGACAATTTTAAATATTTGCTCATCTTCCATTACAAAAACACCATATTAACTATAGGCTATATAGTATTATTATACTTTGTTGGTCCACATATTAATTTTTGGGTTTGTTGCGAAGAATTAGAAAAATAAAAATGGGCTGATTTTCTATGTTTTGAAGAGTGATTCTATACGGTTTATGGTGTCAACGTCTTCTAGGCTTAGGTCGTCTCTTATCCTTTTCACTACTGGGAAACGGAGGGAGTAGCCGCTTTCGTATTCAGGACTTTTAACTATTTCACTATATGCCACTTCTAGTATTAATTCTGGTTTTACCTTGATTTTCCTCCCTTTTTCTTCTATTGTTATCTTTTTTAGTCTTTCTGTGAGTTCCTTAAGGGTTTTATCATCTAGGCCGGTTGCAACATGTGCTACTGTTTTTAATTCACCGGTTTCTTCATCCCTTGCTGCTAGCAGATATGAGCCTATAAGATGTGCACGCTTCCCTTTACCATATGTGCCCCCAATCACTACTAGATCAAGGGTTTCAGGTTCTGCCTTGTATTTAAGCATTTTTTTACCCCTTATTCCAGGGATGTAAGGGGCGTTCGGATCCTTTATCATTATACCTTCATGTCCTTCCTTTATAGATTCATTGAAGAGTGAAATACCATCATTTATATTATTTGTGTCGACTTTCACTTGCCTGCTTAACTCTATCTTACCACTTAAAGGTTTGATTATGGATTCTAGGACTCTGCGCCGTTTCCTGAAGGGCTCATCTATCAGAGGCCCCTTATAATATAATATGTCGAAAAGGTAGAGTGTGAGTGGTATCCTACTCACCATCTCCTCAATGTCATATTTTCTTTTCACCCGTTGGAGGATGTATTGGAACGAACCAGGCCTTCCATCAATGTTTACAATGATTTCGCCTTCCACTATGAAATCTTTCCCTGGTAAAGCCTTTTGCACGCGTTTAATGATCTCGGGCACGGCACGGCTTATATTCTCTAGTCTTCGTGTGAATACTAGAATTTCA
Proteins encoded:
- a CDS encoding tRNA-splicing ligase RtcB, producing MDVKDILIKVRESVWEVPTDYKKCMRVPGRIFLDEEALKDLEIGAVDQVANVACLPGIQKFSIGLPDIHFGYGFSIGGVAAFDARNGVISPGGVGFDINCGVRLIKTNLDHEEAQPKIKELIDTLFMNVPSGVGSKGKIRLKRGQIDEVLDNGAEWAVENGYGWEKDLERLEENGKMEDANSEKVSEKAKKRGIPQLGSLGSGNHFLEVQKIDKIFDQKAAEVYGLEEGKVTVLIHTGSRGCGHQICSDYLRVMDKAYKKYNIRIPDRQLACAPVDSQEAIEYFQAMSAAANYAWANRQMIVHWVRESFEQVFKTSAEDLEMDIVYDVAHNIAKKETHPIKGLKREVYVHRKGATRAFGPGRKEIPPEYRKIGQPVIIPGTMGTSSYVLHGTETAMEETFGSTAHGAGRKMSRAGAKRTYRGEKVQRNLLGRGIYVRATSMPVIAEEAPGAYKDVDMVVNTSHKTGISRLVAKMIPLGVAKG
- a CDS encoding ATP-dependent DNA ligase, whose product is MEYKKLADLYNRLESTTKRLEKTDMIADFLRETSTELLPPVTLLLLGRVFPTWSEKELGIGPKLLMKAISMVTGASVDEIEEEIREQGDIGTASEALFKRRSQLTFISHPLTIEKVYNDLIKLASITGSGAQSKKIDILLGILSLASPVEAKYITRTILEELRVGAGEGIISDAISLAFNIKKEVVERAYMLTNDLGMVAKVAKSEGEDGLQKLSLEPGRPVKPMLAQLAESIESAIEELGETLCETKYDGVRVQIHRKGDEILVFTRRLENISRAVPEIIKRVQKALPGKDFIVEGEIIVNIDGRPGSFQYILQRVKRKYDIEEMVSRIPLTLYLFDILYYKGPLIDEPFRKRRRVLESIIKPLSGKIELSRQVKVDTNNINDGISLFNESIKEGHEGIMIKDPNAPYIPGIRGKKMLKYKAEPETLDLVVIGGTYGKGKRAHLIGSYLLAARDEETGELKTVAHVATGLDDKTLKELTERLKKITIEEKGRKIKVKPELILEVAYSEIVKSPEYESGYSLRFPVVKRIRDDLSLEDVDTINRIESLFKT
- a CDS encoding phosphomannomutase, with the translated sequence MKKLFGTFGVRKIANKELTPEFASRLSAAFGSLINGKVAVGGDTRTSTFMIKHAIISGLLSSGCDVVDLGILPTPAVQYAVRKYYDAGVIITASHNPPEYNGIKFVDEYGIGIREELEEKIEKIFFEETVKRVSWDKIGSPTKNRKIIREYINEIIKRVDLDTIREANFTVVVDCGSGAASYTTPYILRKLGCEVLSLNCQPDGFFPGRNPEPTPENLKDLMNVVKASGADLGIAHDGDADRTICIDEKGNFIFGDKTFALVEKKMLKENKGGLIVTTVATTSAIYDIAKENNGKVITTAVGDLIVARTLKEKKGLFGGEENGGLIFPDFVYGRDGALSAAKILEIMAEEGKPISKLVAELPRYYSEKMKIKCPDKLKPKVMGIVQEKVKTDPKVDRIDTTDGVKIFREDGWVIIRPSGTEPIFRCFAEAKNQKKATEMAKWGVDIVKDSINKIKD
- a CDS encoding aminotransferase, which produces MDETLLMIPGPTRVAPRVLKAMSENIVNHRSAIFGKFLTETSEMISEIFRTDNKSYILTGSGTAAMEAAIVNILNPGDKILNVVGGKFGERFSNIVEAFGGESKRIDVEWGKAANPDDISQALEEDEDIKAVTVVHNETSTGVANPIKEIGKILKGYDALYIVDTVSSLGGAEVDVDGYNIDICVTGSQKCLAAPPGLAAITLSDDAWNVVDNTNSKCYYLDLKKYRKTSSLEPPETPYTPAVSLVYALHEALKVVEEEGLKNRIKRHELAAKAARNAIKALGLELFPDEKVSSTTVTAVNLPEGVTDAELRGTMRNKYHVELAGGQDHLKGKIFRIGHMGNITHRELITTFSALEMTLRELGFDVEMGEGVAAIADTYLPQNL
- a CDS encoding protein archease → MRKKFEYFEVTADAGYWAYGSTLEEAFENAALAMFELMTDTKKVSPKKEKKIKIEAEDEISLLHDWLDELLFLMDTEFLFFSKFKVNIRKNRLYRLEGKALGDHINPNIHEIRDEVKAVTYHLMDVLRENNHYKVRVIVDL
- a CDS encoding putative membrane protein — its product is MEDEQIFKIVIFIALTGLIGMIISAGSITPREVKIKEINKGMIDEKVTITGFVEEIKQSKTGKASFITLNDGTGKITIVIFEELKNEMGRSNINMETLKYKKIKITGKVTEYKGSMEIILEEPQNLKILNPP
- a CDS encoding 6-hydroxymethyl-7,8-dihydropterin pyrophosphokinase; this translates as MDLKTWIGWYEKILEDFKFDPIADMEAAEYLNDFLKEHGNIMVEVDDLPHNDKFIIFGAGPSIKKHLKLLREDLDFRVFTVIAADGATSALLEESIIPDIIVTDLDGNMDDIIRANKAGSFLVVHAHGNNLEKLKFYLPKLRNVLGTTQTPPLGCLHNFGGFTDGDRAVFLAVELGAKVIILAGMDFGDTVTKYSRPQISGETARADEVKRLKMEYAKRLIDWIMENEDVKIYNLVETGSLKG
- a CDS encoding probable S-methyl-5'-thioinosine phosphorylase, whose amino-acid sequence is MIGIIGGTGVYKVPKTVKKEKKIIKTPYGDSPQISIFKLHGKEVAFIPRHAEGHDYPPHKINYRANIWALKKLGVTKIIATNTAGSLYKSIKPGTLIAPDNFLDFTKTRIGTFYDDETVHVDVTEPYCPKLRKILISSGKVKNGGVYVCTEGPRFETAAEIKMFKILGGTLVGMTGLPEAVLARELEMCYASLCLVSNYAASISKDKLTMEEVFRTIKDKRPVIVDIIDRSVEMVDESPCECHRMLKGASVDELIKGEMGK
- a CDS encoding iron-sulfur flavoprotein, yielding MKVLLLCGSPRKESNTMILLERCADKIREEGVETEIVSLRDMEIKSCRACLTCAKTGECRIDDGLNNIIEKIRKSEGFIVGSPVYFGTARGDVMSALQRIGMVSRASDKFLEWKVGGPIAVARRGGQTATIQEMLMFYLINDMIVPGSTYWNIVFGWAAGEVEDDKEGIETIEHFGENVAKLIKKIYTV
- a CDS encoding ORC1-type DNA replication protein, coding for MHKLAAEDKALIVALDDVNHLFHDKNANRIFYDILRAYEAFDNVRTGIFAVLSDIEFRYALDKNVDSVFIPQEIIFPPYSYDEIYDILMDRTRIGFYDGVISNEIVEEIAALAFETGDLRYGINLLRVCGNLAEAEASPRIKKEHLKAALKDTATANFMETVKNLSDNEMELLRVIIDAKGEGLTAGQVYNEFKRRTGLSYSSFTRILEKLEFLRLIDTPFTGKGKRGNARLIIPRFNRINGLNK